A genomic stretch from Anaerococcus mediterraneensis includes:
- a CDS encoding helix-turn-helix transcriptional regulator: protein MELRNNLADFRKKRGYNQADLGKMVGVSRQTISLIERGDYNPSVTVALTIAKVLGVDINEIFSLEESDEK from the coding sequence ATGGAATTAAGAAATAACTTGGCGGACTTTAGAAAAAAGAGAGGCTACAACCAAGCTGACCTTGGAAAAATGGTCGGAGTCAGCCGCCAAACCATAAGCCTAATAGAAAGAGGAGATTACAACCCATCTGTGACTGTGGCCCTAACAATAGCCAAGGTCCTCGGTGTGGATATTAATGAGATTTTTAGCTTGGAGGAAAGTGATGAAAAATAA
- a CDS encoding DUF3169 family protein, translating into MKNNKKTIISSVLAMAGFGLLVGFGSGFIFNKLNIGGLIEVLSIFLSENVLALIIGLCSLFVGLGLYFYFKAKKEVENGLREDGFIETKYIDYANAMRDAGLFTLLSFIIIIYNEMKKSSDPLKNALIILVILFVFTAINSILSYLTYRLVKKIEPERKTEVFDFFFDRKFMAESDERDKVKYYKKGYLAFKRMLMCQFVIIIILFCSALYEEISPIIALIVLIPCLVGVLTKGFAGEKND; encoded by the coding sequence ATGAAAAATAATAAGAAAACCATTATATCTAGCGTGCTAGCCATGGCTGGTTTTGGACTGCTAGTGGGTTTTGGTTCAGGTTTTATTTTTAATAAATTAAATATAGGCGGACTTATTGAAGTTCTTTCTATTTTTCTAAGTGAAAATGTCTTGGCCTTAATTATTGGACTTTGTAGTCTTTTTGTAGGTCTTGGCTTGTATTTTTATTTTAAGGCTAAAAAAGAGGTGGAAAATGGCCTAAGAGAAGATGGGTTCATAGAAACAAAGTATATAGACTACGCAAATGCCATGAGAGATGCGGGTTTATTTACCCTTTTGTCTTTTATTATAATTATTTATAATGAGATGAAAAAAAGTTCTGATCCATTAAAAAACGCTTTGATTATACTTGTAATTCTATTTGTATTTACAGCGATAAACTCAATCCTATCTTATCTAACTTATAGACTTGTCAAAAAAATTGAGCCAGAAAGAAAGACCGAGGTCTTTGACTTCTTTTTTGATAGAAAATTCATGGCTGAATCTGATGAGAGAGATAAGGTCAAATACTACAAAAAAGGCTATCTTGCCTTTAAAAGAATGCTTATGTGTCAATTTGTGATAATAATAATTCTATTTTGCTCAGCCCTTTACGAGGAAATAAGCCCGATTATAGCCCTAATCGTCCTTATACCATGTTTGGTAGGGGTTTTAACAAAGGGCTTTGCAGGAGAAAAAAATGATTGA